The following proteins come from a genomic window of Candidatus Dadabacteria bacterium:
- a CDS encoding autotransporter domain-containing protein: MLSPGSGLWRESVRCEGNVTRIGLALLAVLLLLPAPRAVAQSPGVTVSPRELTIKESSTASYAVVLDTQPTDTVTISVTASDDPFKCHEHSGASCTRKSGVATVDKSSLTFTTMNWNSAQTVTVTATDEDMAGSFKHAKVTHQASGGGYATVAVPEVLVTVTDNDERGIVYWVGSPDNLRGDSAFGTYEGSTHSYYVSLNSEPAAATTVTLASQDISRVTVSPMLLMFTTTNWNVAQPVSFSVADNDVLGEDRVQVQVSSTFSGTGSDYNGWPGISFTVNVFNNDISPKTVNEGNSFVHTFGWDKYPGAYTIRSESVGSAVAIDPASVQVTQANYQEIPFTVTGVKADAVQEKVNFWIGNYLVQSFLVTIRDGTPPPNRPPRLTLSSYRFLLPENLDGRERPFDLGTVSATDPDGDSLTYGIVSGDLELFAVGLRDGVVRYIGPGEDYETEPKQFKLTVRVLDGSGAEARADVTVIITNVNEPPEAVGKIPDQTLDEGGGSVQVDVSSYFIDVDGDKPTLYSARSSDTRVVQASVAGSVLVLTPVIYGSVAVTVTAWYPDGLSATHSVKVGVSDRPQRAVLENLLAATARGHLASVRTALGRRMEADPCEASRLAINGLSVPLGRTEAKTLLRQIETDARSAVSPLGFSEGVGEPSTVFETGMVPDTAYQVDSALRSVPVRAGVSGAGIADFLVAWSGDDGERCSVQRRWSLWGQGDIQTFEGRPSVYGYNSGYDGDLSTGYLGLDIRLGASWLAGMALSRSKGVGDWQVGTSEGRLTQYMTAVYPYLRWDGGATSVWASVGAGRGDARNLRTYGIRGKSQTSLWLGIVELKRRFGTPGGLDFAIVGDAAWASLSTGDGEETIDGHDIAVNQMRIGADLSMYTTLGGLELTPFGTVYARRDGGAGQTGEGIELAGGLRFIIGIVRLDA, from the coding sequence TCGGTGACAGCGAGTGACGACCCTTTCAAGTGCCATGAACACAGTGGTGCCTCATGTACCCGGAAATCCGGCGTGGCTACGGTCGACAAGTCGAGCCTGACGTTCACGACGATGAACTGGAACTCGGCGCAGACGGTGACCGTGACGGCGACCGATGAGGACATGGCCGGCTCCTTCAAGCATGCGAAGGTCACGCACCAAGCAAGCGGAGGTGGCTACGCCACCGTTGCGGTCCCGGAAGTCCTTGTCACGGTAACGGACAACGACGAGAGGGGCATCGTCTACTGGGTTGGAAGCCCGGACAATCTGCGAGGGGACTCCGCCTTTGGCACCTATGAAGGTTCGACCCACAGCTACTACGTGTCACTGAATTCTGAGCCCGCGGCGGCCACTACGGTAACGCTTGCCAGTCAGGACATCAGCCGGGTGACCGTGAGCCCGATGTTGCTGATGTTCACGACGACGAACTGGAACGTCGCACAACCGGTGTCGTTCAGCGTAGCCGACAACGATGTGCTCGGTGAAGACCGGGTGCAGGTGCAAGTCAGTAGCACATTCAGCGGAACGGGCTCGGACTACAATGGCTGGCCCGGCATTAGCTTTACGGTCAACGTGTTCAACAACGACATCTCTCCCAAGACGGTAAACGAAGGAAACTCTTTCGTTCACACATTCGGATGGGACAAATACCCCGGCGCGTACACCATTCGTTCGGAAAGCGTGGGCAGTGCAGTGGCGATCGACCCGGCCAGCGTCCAGGTCACTCAGGCCAACTACCAAGAGATTCCATTCACCGTGACCGGCGTTAAGGCCGATGCCGTTCAGGAGAAGGTCAACTTCTGGATCGGCAACTACCTAGTTCAATCCTTCCTGGTCACGATTCGTGACGGGACGCCGCCCCCCAATCGGCCACCCAGGTTGACGTTATCGTCCTACCGTTTCCTGTTGCCCGAGAACCTAGACGGCCGGGAACGTCCGTTTGATCTCGGCACGGTGTCGGCAACAGACCCCGACGGTGACTCTCTGACATACGGGATAGTGTCTGGTGACTTGGAACTTTTTGCGGTGGGGCTTAGGGACGGAGTGGTCAGGTACATCGGACCGGGCGAGGACTACGAGACGGAACCTAAGCAGTTTAAACTTACTGTGCGCGTACTTGACGGATCCGGGGCAGAAGCACGAGCGGATGTAACAGTGATAATTACTAACGTAAACGAACCTCCCGAGGCGGTAGGGAAGATTCCCGACCAGACTCTGGACGAGGGAGGTGGTTCTGTGCAGGTAGACGTGTCTTCATACTTCATAGATGTGGACGGGGACAAGCCTACCTTATATAGTGCAAGGTCAAGTGACACCAGGGTTGTACAGGCTTCTGTGGCGGGGTCGGTTCTCGTGTTGACTCCGGTTATATACGGTTCGGTGGCTGTCACGGTCACTGCGTGGTATCCCGATGGTCTCAGCGCGACGCACAGTGTAAAGGTTGGCGTAAGCGATCGTCCACAGCGTGCGGTGCTGGAGAACTTGCTGGCAGCCACTGCCCGGGGCCATCTGGCTAGTGTACGCACAGCGCTGGGCCGCAGGATGGAGGCCGATCCGTGCGAGGCATCCCGGCTTGCGATTAATGGTCTCTCCGTGCCGCTTGGGCGTACGGAGGCTAAAACCCTGCTTAGACAGATAGAGACCGACGCACGTTCTGCGGTATCCCCACTGGGCTTTAGTGAAGGAGTTGGCGAACCATCAACTGTGTTTGAGACTGGTATGGTCCCGGATACAGCGTATCAAGTCGATTCTGCGCTACGCTCTGTACCTGTCCGGGCAGGTGTATCCGGTGCAGGTATTGCGGACTTCCTGGTGGCTTGGAGTGGTGATGACGGCGAGCGGTGTTCAGTACAAAGACGCTGGTCTCTCTGGGGACAGGGGGATATTCAAACCTTTGAGGGTAGACCCTCCGTGTATGGGTATAACTCAGGCTATGACGGAGACCTCTCTACTGGGTATCTGGGCCTCGATATAAGGCTTGGAGCGAGCTGGCTTGCCGGTATGGCACTCTCACGTAGTAAGGGTGTGGGCGACTGGCAAGTGGGTACCTCGGAGGGAAGGCTGACGCAGTACATGACTGCAGTCTATCCGTACCTGCGGTGGGACGGAGGGGCCACTTCGGTCTGGGCCTCGGTCGGTGCGGGCAGGGGAGATGCCAGAAACCTGCGTACGTATGGAATAAGGGGTAAGAGTCAGACGAGTCTCTGGCTCGGCATTGTTGAACTCAAACGGCGTTTTGGAACGCCTGGAGGGCTTGACTTCGCCATTGTGGGCGATGCCGCCTGGGCCAGTCTTAGCACGGGAGATGGGGAGGAGACCATAGACGGCCATGACATTGCAGTTAACCAGATGCGTATTGGTGCAGACCTGTCAATGTACACGACTCTCGGCGGCTTGGAACTGACGCCATTTGGAACGGTGTACGCACGCCGTGACGGCGGTGCGGGTCAGACTGGAGAGGGTATTGAG